In Fortiea contorta PCC 7126, one genomic interval encodes:
- a CDS encoding ABC transporter ATP-binding protein, with amino-acid sequence MKETVLEVRNLQVEFASDGEIVKAVDGISFQLRRGETLGIVGESGSGKSVTSLAIMSLLQTPGIITGGEIWFYPQENSQPINLIDLPREQMQVYRGGDIAMIFQEPMSSLNPVYTIGFQLTEAITRHQNVSVAEARQIAIAGLQEVKLLPSDEQIQQHYSEAGNSSPAKQAQLVRQHKEAMLERYPHELSGGQLQRVMIAMAISCNPSLLIADEPTTALDVTVQATILELMRELQETREMSMIFITHDLGLISEIADQVAVMYRGKIVEYGTVEEIFRHPQHPYTKGLVACRPTLTRHPQKLLTVSDYMSVEESPNGKLLIQAKEPPQPPDITSAEIAQRLTNLAAKEPLLQIRNLKVGFPIRNLFGGTERYHIAVNSVSFDVKPGETLGLVGESGCGKTTLGRTLLRLIEPMSGEIIFENQNITTLKGQQLQKLRREMQIIFQNPFSSLNPRMKIGNAIMEPLIIHSVGKTVRQRKERVVELLERVGLNAEAMNRYPHQFSGGQRQRICIARSLALNPKFIICDESVSALDVSVQAQVLNLLKELQEDFQLTYIFISHDLSVVKFMSDRILVMNRGQIVEEGTAESIYLQPQEVYTQQLIAAIPTGSPERLKNRHSAPRIDIS; translated from the coding sequence ATGAAAGAAACTGTCCTAGAGGTTCGCAATCTGCAAGTAGAATTTGCCAGTGATGGTGAGATAGTTAAAGCAGTTGATGGAATTTCCTTTCAATTGCGTCGTGGTGAAACTCTAGGAATAGTCGGGGAGTCGGGAAGTGGTAAATCAGTAACATCCTTAGCAATTATGAGTTTGTTACAAACTCCGGGTATCATTACTGGCGGAGAAATTTGGTTTTATCCCCAAGAAAATAGTCAGCCAATCAATTTAATTGATTTACCACGTGAGCAAATGCAGGTGTACCGGGGTGGCGATATCGCCATGATTTTTCAAGAACCGATGAGTTCTCTCAATCCGGTTTACACCATTGGGTTTCAGCTAACCGAAGCGATTACCAGACATCAGAATGTGTCAGTTGCTGAAGCCAGACAAATTGCGATCGCAGGCCTCCAAGAAGTTAAACTTCTTCCTAGTGATGAACAAATCCAGCAACACTATAGTGAAGCTGGAAATTCTTCTCCAGCAAAACAGGCTCAGTTGGTCAGACAGCACAAAGAAGCTATGCTGGAACGTTACCCCCATGAACTCTCCGGAGGACAGTTACAGCGGGTAATGATTGCAATGGCGATTTCTTGTAACCCATCTCTATTAATTGCAGATGAACCAACCACAGCTTTAGATGTGACAGTCCAAGCAACAATTCTGGAATTGATGCGAGAATTGCAAGAAACCCGCGAAATGTCCATGATTTTCATCACCCACGACTTGGGACTAATTTCCGAAATAGCCGACCAAGTAGCAGTGATGTACAGAGGTAAAATTGTTGAATATGGAACTGTTGAGGAAATTTTTCGCCATCCCCAACATCCCTATACTAAAGGCTTAGTGGCTTGCCGTCCCACACTCACCCGCCATCCCCAAAAATTGCTCACAGTTTCCGACTACATGAGTGTAGAGGAATCGCCTAACGGAAAATTGCTCATTCAAGCGAAAGAACCGCCCCAACCACCAGACATCACCTCAGCCGAAATCGCCCAACGATTAACCAATTTGGCAGCAAAAGAACCCCTTTTGCAAATCCGCAACCTGAAAGTCGGGTTTCCCATCCGCAACTTATTTGGCGGTACAGAACGCTACCATATAGCTGTTAACAGCGTTTCCTTTGATGTTAAACCAGGAGAAACCCTAGGATTAGTCGGAGAGTCTGGTTGTGGGAAAACCACCTTGGGTAGAACCTTGCTGCGATTAATTGAACCGATGAGTGGGGAAATTATTTTTGAAAACCAGAACATTACCACTCTCAAAGGTCAACAGTTGCAGAAATTGCGACGGGAAATGCAAATTATCTTTCAAAATCCTTTTAGTTCCCTGAATCCGCGGATGAAAATTGGAAACGCAATTATGGAACCGTTAATTATTCATTCGGTGGGGAAAACAGTGCGACAAAGAAAAGAACGTGTAGTCGAACTGTTAGAAAGGGTAGGATTGAATGCAGAAGCGATGAACCGCTATCCTCATCAATTTTCTGGCGGTCAACGTCAACGGATTTGTATTGCTCGTTCTTTGGCTTTAAACCCCAAGTTTATCATTTGTGACGAATCTGTTTCCGCGCTGGATGTATCTGTGCAAGCACAAGTGTTGAATTTGCTCAAAGAATTGCAAGAGGATTTTCAACTAACTTATATTTTTATTTCCCACGATTTAAGCGTCGTTAAATTTATGAGCGATCGCATTTTGGTCATGAATCGTGGTCAAATTGTTGAAGAAGGTACAGCAGAAAGTATCTATCTTCAACCTCAAGAAGTATATACCCAACAGTTAATCGCCGCCATACCTACAGGTAGCCCCGAACGACTGAAAAATAGACACTCTGCGCCCAGAATTGATATTAGTTAA
- a CDS encoding single-stranded DNA-binding protein, with the protein MNSCVLLAEIIQEPQLRFTADNLEVAEMLVQFPNSQKPEDPPATLKVVGWGNLAKEIQQQYHQGDRVILVGRLGMHTIDRPEGFKEKRAELTIQQIQSVGTGFNFSASSAVTKNPAASETSSRQPSPTPSRPPETNTPSYNPPPPITTPVTSPASVAPPVSNPPATFERSTYPAPQQEEPNIDDIPF; encoded by the coding sequence ATGAACAGTTGCGTTTTACTCGCCGAAATTATTCAAGAACCGCAATTACGGTTTACAGCCGATAATCTAGAAGTAGCGGAAATGCTGGTACAGTTTCCCAATTCTCAAAAACCAGAAGACCCACCAGCGACCTTAAAAGTAGTCGGTTGGGGAAATTTGGCTAAAGAAATTCAACAACAATATCATCAGGGCGATCGCGTTATCCTAGTAGGACGTTTAGGAATGCATACCATCGATCGCCCTGAAGGTTTCAAAGAAAAACGTGCAGAATTGACAATCCAACAGATCCAATCAGTGGGAACTGGCTTTAATTTCAGCGCATCATCTGCTGTCACCAAAAATCCCGCAGCTAGCGAAACCTCTTCCCGTCAACCATCCCCCACCCCATCCCGGCCTCCAGAGACAAATACTCCCAGTTATAATCCACCACCACCCATAACCACCCCAGTTACAAGCCCTGCTAGTGTTGCTCCCCCGGTCAGTAACCCCCCAGCCACTTTTGAGCGCTCTACCTATCCAGCACCCCAGCAAGAAGAACCGAACATAGACGATATTCCCTTTTAG
- a CDS encoding Rpn family recombination-promoting nuclease/putative transposase, translating to MKTDTIFYKLFQEFPDIFFELIGKPETNSNLYEFQSQEVKETSFRLDGIFLTLENLSHEPIYFVEVQCYKDELFYDRFLTSILLYFYQYQPLNSQWYAIVIFDTRANDVDFPQRLNSLREPHLRCFYLDELRNASNQSLGLEIVKLIVEGKRKTKKLVEQLINRTREEVNDAAIQRKVLELIEAILVNKFPNLSREEVKEMLALELIRGTRVYQELKEEAREEVKAEIQEEIREKIKAQVKLEVREEVEQEVKAQVKLEVREEVEQEVKAQVKLEVREQVEQEVKAQVKLEVREEVEQEVKAQVKLEVREEVEQEVKAEIKEEMIKKFLQRGMSVQELAELFELDVEIIARLNT from the coding sequence ATGAAAACAGACACGATTTTTTATAAGCTTTTTCAAGAGTTTCCCGATATTTTTTTTGAACTGATTGGCAAACCAGAAACTAATTCAAATCTCTATGAATTTCAAAGTCAAGAGGTCAAGGAAACTAGTTTTCGCTTAGACGGAATATTTTTAACATTAGAAAACTTATCCCACGAACCAATTTATTTCGTCGAAGTTCAATGTTACAAAGACGAGCTATTTTACGACCGTTTTTTAACCAGTATTCTGCTTTATTTCTATCAGTATCAACCGCTTAATTCTCAGTGGTATGCTATAGTTATATTTGATACTCGTGCCAATGATGTAGATTTTCCTCAGCGTCTCAACTCACTAAGAGAGCCACACCTACGATGTTTTTATCTTGATGAATTAAGAAATGCATCAAATCAATCCCTGGGATTGGAAATTGTGAAGCTAATTGTTGAAGGTAAGCGAAAAACCAAAAAATTAGTGGAGCAACTAATTAATCGCACTAGAGAAGAGGTAAATGATGCCGCTATCCAAAGAAAGGTTTTAGAATTGATAGAGGCGATTCTTGTTAATAAGTTTCCCAATTTGAGTAGAGAGGAGGTTAAGGAAATGTTGGCTCTGGAATTAATCAGGGGTACAAGAGTATATCAAGAGCTGAAAGAAGAAGCTAGGGAAGAAGTTAAAGCCGAAATACAGGAAGAAATTCGAGAAAAAATTAAAGCTCAAGTTAAACTTGAAGTTCGAGAAGAGGTCGAACAAGAGGTCAAAGCTCAAGTTAAACTTGAAGTTCGAGAAGAAGTTGAACAAGAGGTCAAAGCTCAAGTTAAACTTGAAGTTCGAGAACAAGTCGAACAAGAGGTCAAAGCTCAAGTCAAACTTGAAGTTCGAGAAGAAGTTGAACAAGAGGTCAAAGCTCAAGTCAAACTTGAAGTTCGCGAAGAAGTCGAACAAGAGGTGAAAGCGGAAATTAAAGAAGAGATGATTAAAAAATTCCTGCAACGGGGAATGAGTGTACAGGAACTGGCTGAGTTATTTGAGTTGGACGTGGAAATTATTGCGAGATTGAATACATAA